The Rosa rugosa chromosome 1, drRosRugo1.1, whole genome shotgun sequence genomic sequence TTCATGCAGCCTCATGTGATACATGACACCCTATACTCGGCTATATTAATGGTGATGTTTTCCATCAAGTATAAAACGAACAGAGGGGGGAAGAAGGTCCAGTAAATCTTCCCATTTGATCAGAGATCAGAGGAGAAAACCACATTTTTCACTGCCCAAGTCTCTCTGATCTCTCTTTGTTTGGGCATTTCAGACGACATTTTTGCTCAAATTTGAAATCAAAGTCACATTGTACAAAATCAGGAAATCCaccaaaaagttaaaaaatagGAAAATATAAAGGGTGAAAATCTTCATCTTCCAATTTACAGGGTGCCTATATATATTCCTTCCAGACCTCCCAACACcttatctttctctctctataatttctgtttctctctctagaaatatacattttttttattttttttttaatctcctACCCATCTGTTTGGTAACTGAATTTGCATTTGGTAATCAAATAAACACCATTGAAAGAACAAATAAAAAGGTTGGAGGGGGCATATAAAGAGAGGAGGTTGAGCATGCCCTCTGTTCTTATTCCTACAGTGCCTCCTCTCAGATCTTAGTTTCCTTCAAGATTTGGCATCTGGGTTTTCTTTAATCGGTTGGTATTTGTGGGAATCTGATTTGGATTGCtttatgtttatttttatttttttcttttcttttttgtctaattGTGTGTAGATTTGGATCCTGCTCAACTTTTCTGATTGAtattctttctgggttttcttatGTGTACTTAATTCAGGGTCCAGTTTTTGATCGGTGAAGGATCGGATACTTCATAATTGAATCCAGGATTACCTGTTATTGAATCGGATTACAATCTGTGTTTGTAATACTTCAGATAAAGGTAGTGTTCTGTCTAGCTTGGTTTGCTATGTATTAATCCGCATTTGATTTCAATTAGCTTGGGCTGTTTATGGTGATTCTACTTCAGCTAGCTACGAGATTGGATATATATGTCTGCATTGATTATGTTGAATTCATCGAGTTTTCTGTTTATCATCAAGTTATATTGGTTCAATGATTAAAGAAGCCGTCTTTTTTAAATTTGATTGTCAGATTTTGATAAAGTTTGCATCTTTCGTCTGAGTTGGATTAAAGTTTGCTTTGCATTTGTGAATTTTGCTAAGGTTTGAATTCATGTGGCTTGTGTTGCAGAGAAAATGCAATCCGATAGTGGTAAATTGTTTATTGGTGGCATATCTTGGGACACAAATGAAGAGCGTCTGAAAGAGTATTTTAGTACTTTTGGGGAGGTGGTAGAAGCAGTGATCATGAAGGATCGGACCACAGGCCGTGCTCGTGGTTTTGGTTTTGTAGTATTTGCTGACCCTACTGTTGCGGATACTGTCATAATGGAGAAGCACAACATTGACGGAAGGATGGTAATCAAAATGCTCTTCTTTGAATTTTTGAATGAATGTAGTTTTATCCTTCAGCTGTGGTTTTATGTTCGCACAAATGAATGCATGATTAAGCATTTCTGTCTGAAGCATTCTAAATGTAGGAGTTAGGGTCTGATATTATAATTGCAGAAACTCACTTTTTCTTGAAAGTAAGATTGGGTAATGCATTACTGTATTCATCTAAGCTGATTAGTTAATCCTAGATCTTATGTAATTTGATCATTGGTTTTAAGATTGCATCTCTGTTTTCAGGTTGAGGCGAAAAAGGCTGTCCCTAGGGATGACCAGAACATTTTGAGTAGAAGCAGTGTGAGCATCCAAGGTTCTCCAGGTCCAGGCCGCACAAGAAAGATTTTTGTTGGAGGTTTAGCATCCACTGTCACAGAGGGTGACTTCAAGAAGTACTTTGAACAGTTTGGGACAATCACAGATGTTGTAGTGATGTATGATCATAACACGCAGAGGCCTAGGGGCTTTGGATTCATCACTTATGACTCAGAGGAGGCAGTGGATAAGGTTTTGCTCAAGACTTTTCATGAACTGAATGGGAAGATGGTTGAAGTCAAGCGTGCGGTTCCTAAAGAGTTATCACCTGGACCCAGTCGCAGCCCACTTGGAGGATATAACTATGGTCTGAGTAGGGTCAACAGCTTCCTTAATGGCTATACTCAGGGATATACTCCAAGTACAGTCGGAGGCTTTGGTCTTGGTAGATTTAGTCCAGTTGCTGGTGGTCGAAGTGGGTTTCCTCCATTTGGTTCAGGTTATGGAGTGGGAATGAATTTTGAGCCTGGTTTGAACCCAGGTTTTGGAGGAAGTGCAAATTATAATAGTAATGTCAGCTATGGGCGTGGAGTGAGCCCTTATTATATGAATAATTCAAATAGGTTTAGCAGTCCCGTTGGGTATGATGGTGGTAATGGAGGAAACTCATCTTTTTTCAGCTCCGTGACTCGGAGTTT encodes the following:
- the LOC133725910 gene encoding heterogeneous nuclear ribonucleoprotein 1 isoform X1 — its product is MQSDSGKLFIGGISWDTNEERLKEYFSTFGEVVEAVIMKDRTTGRARGFGFVVFADPTVADTVIMEKHNIDGRMVEAKKAVPRDDQNILSRSSVSIQGSPGPGRTRKIFVGGLASTVTEGDFKKYFEQFGTITDVVVMYDHNTQRPRGFGFITYDSEEAVDKVLLKTFHELNGKMVEVKRAVPKELSPGPSRSPLGGYNYGLSRVNSFLNGYTQGYTPSTVGGFGLGRFSPVAGGRSGFPPFGSGYGVGMNFEPGLNPGFGGSANYNSNVSYGRGVSPYYMNNSNRFSSPVGYDGGNGGNSSFFSSVTRSLWGNGGLNTNSANSSAYMGSGSGTIGGSTFGNTGVNWRSSAISPQGGGNNVSNNSGNLGYGAGDNTYGLGTGGYGRNSGTSVGPASSFNASNGGFDGAFNDFYSSGSVYGDPTWRSSNSERDGPGPFGYGLGSAASDVSAKSSPGYVGGYSVNKRQSNTGNSDLTA
- the LOC133725910 gene encoding heterogeneous nuclear ribonucleoprotein 1 isoform X2 gives rise to the protein MQSDSGKLFIGGISWDTNEERLKEYFSTFGEVVEAVIMKDRTTGRARGFGFVVFADPTVADTVIMEKHNIDGRMVEAKKAVPRDDQNILSRSSVSIQGSPGPGRTRKIFVGGLASTVTEGDFKKYFEQFGTITDVVVMYDHNTQRPRGFGFITYDSEEAVDKVLLKTFHELNGKMVEVKRAVPKELSPGPSRSPLGGYNYGLSRVNSFLNGYTQGYTPSTVGGFGLGRFSPVAGGRSGFPPFGSGYGVGMNFEPGLNPGFGGSANYNSNVSYGRGVSPYYMNNSNRFSSPVGYDGGNGGNSSFFSSVTRSLWGNGGLNTNSANSSAYMGSGSGTIGGSTFGNTGVNWRSSAISPQGGGNNVSNNSGNLGYGAGDNTYGLGTGGYGRNSGTSVGPASSFNASNGGFDGAFNDFYSSGSVYGDPTWRSSNSERDGPGPFGYGLGSAASDVSAKSSPGYVGGYSVNKRQSNTGIAA